The following proteins come from a genomic window of Helicobacter canadensis MIT 98-5491:
- a CDS encoding methylated-DNA--[protein]-cysteine S-methyltransferase, which produces MAFYQSPVGKIKLVSKDNKLLEMKFLNQDTNLLPIKEICEKCDEVVLRQTREWLDEYFSGKSPKSKEISLNPSGSKFAKVVWELLLKIPYGRVCTYGELAKEVARITHKNKMSAQAIGGALKRNPIPIIIPCHRVIGANGKLTGYAGGIKRKIALLECEKADMVNLYHFE; this is translated from the coding sequence GTGGCTTTTTATCAAAGTCCTGTGGGTAAAATTAAACTTGTAAGCAAGGATAATAAGCTCCTTGAGATGAAATTTTTAAATCAAGATACAAACTTATTGCCTATAAAGGAAATTTGTGAAAAATGTGATGAGGTTGTTTTGCGTCAAACAAGGGAATGGCTTGATGAATATTTTAGCGGTAAAAGTCCTAAGTCTAAAGAAATTTCGTTAAATCCGAGTGGAAGCAAGTTTGCTAAAGTGGTGTGGGAGTTGCTTTTAAAGATTCCTTATGGGAGGGTTTGCACATATGGTGAGTTGGCAAAGGAAGTTGCAAGAATTACGCATAAGAATAAAATGTCAGCTCAGGCAATTGGCGGTGCGCTTAAACGGAATCCTATTCCTATTATTATTCCTTGTCATAGGGTGATTGGGGCTAATGGAAAGCTTACAGGTTATGCTGGAGGCATCAAGAGAAAGATTGCATTGCTAGAGTGTGAAAAGGCAGATATGGTAAATTTATATCACTTTGAGTAA
- a CDS encoding c-type cytochrome, translating to MSLSKACLFAEDSFITQVEYGKMLYENPRGIGCVNCHGEKGEGRLIAHYSHKNKDRELKGVRINHLGFQEFLKSLQESKKVMPKYYLTKSEIQAIYQYLQSKKGNKGS from the coding sequence ATGAGTTTGAGCAAAGCGTGTTTGTTTGCGGAGGATAGTTTTATTACCCAAGTTGAATATGGTAAAATGCTTTATGAAAATCCGCGTGGAATTGGCTGTGTGAATTGCCACGGAGAAAAGGGCGAGGGAAGATTGATTGCACATTATTCCCATAAAAATAAAGATAGGGAGCTTAAGGGAGTTAGAATCAATCATCTTGGATTCCAAGAGTTTTTAAAAAGTTTACAAGAATCAAAAAAGGTAATGCCTAAATATTATCTAACAAAAAGTGAGATTCAAGCTATTTATCAGTATTTGCAGTCAAAAAAGGGAAACAAGGGAAGTTAA
- a CDS encoding metal ABC transporter solute-binding protein, Zn/Mn family translates to MKKVLLFLCLMVGSLVAKPIIAVSIPMQAEFIEKIAGEEYDISVLVEKGTNPHDFEPKFSSIKEVNEAIAYFPIGVEFEASWLKRFLDQNPNMKVFPSNAGIKTINFAHHSKDEHEHHEHHEHHEHGEHGDTHIWLSVANAKQIATNIYKALVELNPKGDYSKAYEALLNQIQQTDTQIKAALKDVPKHQKFVVFHPMLGYFAKEYDLEEISIEVEGKSPKMKEMMQVIDTIKKENLQIIFAQPEFSTKAAEFIAKESGAKLGYFSPLETPWAENLIRFAEALKEANKN, encoded by the coding sequence ATGAAAAAAGTTTTGCTGTTTTTATGTCTTATGGTTGGAAGTTTGGTGGCAAAGCCCATTATAGCGGTGAGTATCCCAATGCAAGCGGAATTTATAGAAAAGATTGCGGGAGAGGAATATGATATTAGTGTGTTAGTAGAAAAAGGCACAAATCCACACGATTTTGAACCTAAATTTTCTAGCATTAAAGAGGTGAATGAAGCCATAGCGTATTTTCCTATTGGTGTAGAGTTTGAAGCTTCTTGGCTAAAGCGATTCTTGGATCAAAATCCTAATATGAAAGTTTTTCCTTCCAATGCAGGAATCAAAACGATTAATTTTGCTCACCACTCTAAAGATGAGCACGAACACCACGAACACCACGAACACCACGAACACGGAGAGCACGGCGATACGCATATTTGGCTTTCAGTTGCTAATGCTAAACAAATTGCTACAAATATTTATAAAGCTTTGGTGGAGCTTAATCCTAAGGGGGATTATTCTAAAGCCTATGAAGCATTGTTGAATCAAATTCAGCAAACAGATACGCAAATAAAAGCAGCCTTGAAAGATGTCCCTAAACACCAAAAATTCGTGGTTTTTCACCCTATGCTTGGATATTTTGCAAAGGAATATGATTTAGAAGAAATTTCAATTGAAGTGGAAGGAAAAAGTCCAAAAATGAAAGAAATGATGCAAGTTATTGATACTATTAAAAAAGAAAACCTTCAAATCATCTTTGCTCAACCAGAATTTTCTACCAAAGCAGCAGAGTTTATTGCTAAAGAATCAGGAGCAAAATTGGGTTATTTTTCTCCACTAGAAACTCCTTGGGCGGAGAATCTTATTAGGTTTGCAGAAGCATTAAAGGAGGCTAATAAAAATTAG
- the accD gene encoding acetyl-CoA carboxylase, carboxyltransferase subunit beta: MGFVDFFKTFKKENQERATPKEAPSHWVKCPSCNALMYYKEVIAQYYTCPKCNFHMRIGLQDRIALMCDDGSFIEYDKDLSPTDPLDFVDKKSYKKRVEEYQKKCGRPSSIISGECRIEGIPVQLALFDFNFMGGSLASVEGEKIVRAINRSVEKKQGLIIVSASGGARMQESTYSLMQMAKTSAALNVLSEAKLPFISILTDPTMGGVSASFAFLGDIIMAEPGAMIGFAGARVIKQTIGADLPQGFQTAEFLLEHGLIDMIVQRREMKQSIARILRYLNAND, translated from the coding sequence GTGGGATTTGTAGATTTTTTTAAGACTTTTAAAAAGGAAAATCAAGAAAGAGCAACACCTAAAGAAGCTCCAAGTCATTGGGTAAAATGTCCTAGTTGCAATGCCTTAATGTATTATAAAGAAGTAATCGCACAATATTATACTTGTCCTAAATGTAATTTCCATATGCGAATTGGATTGCAAGATAGAATTGCTTTAATGTGTGATGATGGAAGTTTTATAGAATATGATAAGGATTTATCCCCCACAGATCCTTTAGATTTTGTGGATAAAAAGAGCTATAAAAAGCGCGTGGAAGAGTATCAAAAAAAATGTGGTCGCCCTAGCTCAATTATCAGCGGTGAATGCAGAATCGAAGGAATACCTGTGCAGCTTGCTTTGTTTGATTTTAATTTTATGGGTGGATCTTTGGCTTCTGTTGAGGGAGAAAAGATTGTTAGGGCTATTAATCGCAGTGTGGAGAAAAAACAAGGGTTGATTATTGTAAGTGCAAGTGGTGGGGCAAGAATGCAAGAATCAACTTATTCTTTAATGCAAATGGCAAAAACTTCTGCAGCTTTAAATGTTTTAAGTGAGGCAAAATTACCTTTTATCTCGATTTTGACAGATCCTACAATGGGGGGTGTTAGTGCCTCTTTTGCTTTTTTGGGTGATATTATTATGGCTGAACCAGGTGCAATGATTGGGTTTGCAGGAGCTAGAGTGATTAAGCAGACAATTGGTGCGGATTTGCCACAAGGATTTCAAACGGCAGAATTTCTGTTAGAACACGGCTTAATTGATATGATTGTCCAAAGAAGAGAAATGAAACAAAGTATTGCACGAATTTTGAGGTATCTTAACGCAAATGATTAA
- a CDS encoding carbon-nitrogen hydrolase family protein has translation MKKYKIYLVGCVAEKDCQNNTLYDTAFIMDSKGIVGKYCKIYLWGAETSRFKRGKNTPFSLDFDSFKVKVGLQICYEIGFSEGARILSLQGTEILRSQKISFAGNSQIINPKDSVLKRAKKNNQVIIKTINLQECQIQRKEIPYLKDLNLALVESIKDTQWQKIF, from the coding sequence TTGAAAAAATACAAGATCTACCTTGTTGGTTGTGTAGCAGAAAAAGATTGTCAAAATAATACTCTCTATGATACAGCTTTCATTATGGACTCAAAAGGAATTGTTGGAAAATATTGCAAAATTTATCTTTGGGGTGCAGAGACATCACGCTTTAAAAGGGGCAAGAATACCCCATTTTCACTTGATTTTGACTCTTTTAAAGTCAAGGTAGGATTACAAATCTGCTATGAAATAGGCTTTAGTGAAGGCGCAAGAATCCTAAGCCTACAAGGAACAGAAATCCTTAGAAGTCAAAAAATAAGTTTTGCAGGAAATTCACAAATTATCAATCCTAAAGATTCAGTTTTAAAAAGAGCAAAAAAGAATAATCAAGTCATTATAAAAACTATTAATTTACAAGAATGCCAAATCCAACGGAAAGAAATTCCTTATCTAAAAGATTTAAACCTTGCCTTAGTGGAAAGCATAAAGGACACACAATGGCAAAAGATATTTTAG
- the rpiB gene encoding ribose 5-phosphate isomerase B, producing MKFFIASDHAGFELKESLIQILEKMGYEVTNLGPVNNDRVDYPDFANLLCQEVLATPQSLGILICGSGIGMSIAANRHKGIRAALCNEPYGATMARAHNDANVLCLGARVVGLGMAECILQSFIKGEFEGGRHTQRVEKLQ from the coding sequence ATGAAGTTTTTTATCGCTAGTGATCACGCAGGATTTGAACTCAAAGAATCCCTTATTCAAATCTTAGAAAAAATGGGATATGAAGTTACCAATCTTGGACCTGTCAATAATGATCGTGTGGATTATCCTGATTTTGCCAATCTACTTTGCCAAGAGGTTTTAGCCACTCCCCAAAGTCTTGGGATTTTAATATGTGGCAGTGGAATTGGAATGAGTATTGCTGCTAATAGACATAAAGGGATTCGTGCTGCACTTTGTAATGAACCCTATGGAGCAACAATGGCTAGAGCACATAACGATGCCAATGTGCTTTGTTTGGGAGCTAGAGTAGTTGGATTAGGCATGGCAGAGTGCATCTTACAAAGCTTCATCAAAGGAGAATTTGAAGGTGGTAGGCACACCCAAAGAGTAGAGAAATTACAATAA
- the folD gene encoding bifunctional methylenetetrahydrofolate dehydrogenase/methenyltetrahydrofolate cyclohydrolase FolD, translating to MQILDGKALALEIQHTIKQEVQELSKQQITPGLAVILVGDDPASQSYVNMKAKACSQTGIYSTTHKMPESITEEALLQTISMMNENPNIDGILVQLPLPKHINTTAILEAISPKKDVDGFHPFNMGRVFANLDGFIPATPMGVITLLEHYKIPIEGKNVVIVGASNIVGKPLGALFLNKNATITLCHIYTQNLAEHTKKADILCVGVGKPNLITQDMVKEGAIVVDIGITKLENGKIVGDVDFDNVAPKCSYITPVPGGVGPMTIASLLQNTIKAAKLRAQKETK from the coding sequence ATGCAAATTTTAGATGGGAAGGCACTTGCCTTAGAGATTCAACACACTATCAAGCAGGAAGTTCAAGAGCTTAGCAAACAACAAATCACACCGGGATTAGCCGTGATTTTAGTTGGGGATGATCCCGCATCACAAAGCTATGTTAATATGAAAGCTAAAGCTTGTAGCCAAACAGGAATCTATTCCACCACCCACAAAATGCCAGAGAGCATTACAGAAGAAGCACTCTTACAAACCATCTCAATGATGAATGAAAATCCAAATATTGATGGAATCTTAGTTCAACTCCCTCTCCCAAAACATATCAACACCACTGCGATTCTAGAAGCCATTTCTCCCAAAAAAGATGTTGATGGATTCCACCCTTTTAATATGGGCAGAGTTTTTGCTAATCTTGATGGGTTTATCCCTGCAACACCTATGGGAGTGATTACTTTACTTGAACATTATAAGATTCCTATTGAGGGCAAAAATGTCGTTATTGTTGGGGCTAGCAACATTGTAGGCAAACCCCTTGGCGCACTCTTTTTAAACAAAAATGCTACTATCACGCTTTGCCATATTTACACACAAAACCTTGCAGAGCATACCAAAAAAGCAGATATTTTATGTGTAGGTGTTGGAAAACCAAATCTCATTACACAAGATATGGTCAAAGAAGGTGCCATTGTAGTGGATATAGGAATCACAAAGCTTGAAAATGGAAAAATTGTAGGGGATGTGGATTTTGATAATGTTGCACCAAAATGTAGTTACATTACGCCCGTTCCTGGAGGGGTAGGACCTATGACAATTGCATCACTCTTGCAAAACACTATCAAAGCAGCCAAACTTAGAGCACAAAAAGAGACAAAATGA
- a CDS encoding TIGR00730 family Rossman fold protein: MDKILENYQEISKSFEILKQYHNVVTIFGSARIDSAHKGYKKIQKLACKLGEMGYSIMTGGGPGIMEAANKGLLQAKEKNPQIVSIGLNIQLPHEQHMNPYVEVPLVFENFFSRKLVFSHNSTAFIVAMGGFGTLDELSEVLVQISTGKHKKIPIILYGRDYWKGLIKWFKNRLLKEGMISKEELALLSFADSPKEVLKILKKQKID; the protein is encoded by the coding sequence ATGGATAAGATTTTAGAAAATTATCAAGAAATTTCAAAAAGTTTTGAAATTTTAAAGCAATATCATAATGTTGTAACTATTTTTGGGAGTGCTAGAATTGATTCAGCGCATAAAGGCTACAAAAAAATTCAAAAACTTGCCTGCAAGCTTGGGGAAATGGGGTATTCGATTATGACAGGGGGCGGTCCTGGCATAATGGAAGCAGCAAATAAAGGGCTATTGCAAGCTAAAGAGAAGAATCCGCAAATCGTTTCTATTGGATTAAATATTCAACTTCCTCATGAACAACATATGAATCCTTATGTGGAAGTGCCACTAGTTTTTGAGAATTTCTTTAGTCGAAAGCTTGTTTTTAGTCATAATTCTACAGCTTTTATTGTTGCAATGGGTGGCTTTGGAACTTTAGATGAGTTGAGTGAAGTTTTGGTGCAGATTTCAACAGGGAAGCACAAAAAAATCCCCATTATTTTATATGGCAGAGATTATTGGAAGGGTTTGATTAAATGGTTTAAAAATAGGCTTTTAAAAGAAGGAATGATTTCTAAAGAAGAGTTAGCGCTTTTGAGTTTTGCTGATTCTCCTAAAGAAGTTTTAAAGATTCTAAAAAAACAAAAAATTGATTAA
- the dksA gene encoding RNA polymerase-binding protein DksA: MELDAFKKTLEEKKQAILDNNFVHQKSMENLRGVSLDEADEAAMSMKNNLDGLIFERHNEELEYIERALEKIEEGVYGICEMCDEPIGIQRLRAKPHARYCIVCREIVEKDLKGKK; the protein is encoded by the coding sequence ATGGAGTTAGATGCTTTTAAAAAAACTTTAGAAGAAAAAAAACAGGCGATTTTAGATAATAATTTTGTGCATCAAAAGAGTATGGAAAATTTACGCGGAGTTTCTTTGGATGAGGCAGATGAAGCGGCAATGAGTATGAAAAATAATTTAGATGGTTTGATATTTGAGCGGCATAATGAAGAGTTAGAATATATAGAAAGAGCATTAGAAAAAATAGAAGAAGGCGTGTATGGGATTTGTGAAATGTGTGATGAACCCATTGGGATTCAGAGGTTGAGGGCAAAGCCACATGCAAGGTATTGCATCGTGTGTCGTGAAATTGTAGAAAAAGATTTAAAGGGTAAAAAATGA
- the lepB gene encoding signal peptidase I: protein MKFLNKIYHFINSWTGTIIIVLAVIFFVAQAFVIPSGSMLNTMLIGDNLFVKKYAYGIPTPTIPWIEVKILPDFNNNGHLIEGERPKRGDIVIFRYPLDPKIHFVKRNVAVGGDEVIYTKEGLWVHFKEENPYSQNPTKTLQYGGKTFIYDPYLQKHPGVHYDKSGVDSFVLLQNTQGIAMEPIFLENDELGFYAKIAEDEFFMMGDNRNNSSDSRFWGSVAYRYVIGKPWFIYFSWDDNFNVRWDRIGKSIESLEKKMQDNQ, encoded by the coding sequence ATGAAATTTCTCAACAAAATTTATCATTTTATTAATAGTTGGACAGGGACAATCATTATTGTTTTGGCTGTTATTTTCTTTGTCGCACAAGCTTTTGTTATCCCAAGTGGAAGTATGCTTAATACAATGCTAATTGGAGATAATTTATTTGTCAAAAAATATGCTTATGGCATTCCAACTCCAACCATTCCTTGGATTGAAGTCAAGATCCTGCCTGATTTTAACAATAATGGACATTTAATTGAAGGGGAACGCCCCAAAAGGGGAGATATTGTGATATTCCGCTATCCTTTAGACCCAAAGATTCACTTTGTAAAGCGTAATGTTGCAGTGGGCGGAGATGAGGTAATTTACACCAAAGAAGGCTTATGGGTGCATTTCAAAGAAGAGAATCCTTATAGCCAAAATCCAACAAAAACCTTACAATATGGGGGCAAAACTTTCATTTATGATCCCTATCTCCAAAAGCACCCTGGAGTGCATTATGATAAAAGCGGAGTTGATTCTTTTGTGCTATTGCAAAATACACAAGGAATTGCTATGGAGCCTATCTTTTTAGAAAATGATGAATTGGGCTTTTATGCCAAAATTGCCGAAGATGAGTTTTTTATGATGGGGGATAATCGCAACAACTCAAGCGATTCTAGATTCTGGGGAAGTGTGGCTTATCGCTATGTGATTGGCAAACCTTGGTTTATTTATTTTAGTTGGGATGATAATTTTAATGTCCGTTGGGATAGAATTGGCAAAAGCATTGAATCTCTCGAAAAGAAAATGCAGGATAATCAATAA
- a CDS encoding 23S rRNA (pseudouridine(1915)-N(3))-methyltransferase RlmH, with the protein MIKVFVYYIAKTKDLSDSLCEEFIALSAGVGVKMEFVNLFSKSIKEGQKQDAKEAQKSYTKEFLKVSKNQAYKIALSPNGKSIDSMEFAKNLENKGEIAFFIGGAYGLEEAFLNQCQCVLSLSPLTFSHKVAKVVLSEQVFRAFCLINNHPYHK; encoded by the coding sequence ATGATTAAAGTTTTTGTGTATTATATTGCCAAAACCAAAGATTTAAGCGATAGTTTGTGTGAAGAATTTATTGCCTTGAGTGCAGGGGTTGGCGTAAAAATGGAGTTTGTTAATTTGTTTTCAAAGTCCATTAAAGAAGGACAAAAACAAGATGCAAAAGAAGCACAAAAATCTTATACCAAAGAGTTTCTTAAAGTCTCAAAAAATCAAGCTTATAAAATCGCGCTTTCACCCAATGGGAAAAGCATTGATTCTATGGAGTTTGCTAAGAATCTTGAAAATAAAGGGGAAATAGCATTTTTCATTGGAGGAGCTTATGGGCTAGAGGAGGCTTTTTTGAATCAATGTCAATGTGTGCTTTCGCTTTCGCCATTGACTTTTAGCCATAAGGTTGCAAAGGTTGTTTTAAGTGAGCAGGTTTTTAGAGCTTTTTGTTTAATAAATAATCACCCATATCACAAGTAA
- a CDS encoding site-2 protease family protein — MLDLPSLYTIPLMIIALLLAIIGHEIMHGYVAYKCGDNTAKMAGRLSLNPIVHIDLVGSILIPSLLFIANAPFLFGWAKPVPVRMDRVIYQGGYFAALLVSLAGILYNLALAFLAVSFFYAFNGGILSGFFEYFSNPQLPYALILFFFLQLIIYNIILAIFNLLPIPPLDGSNALAYLGLVFKNDFFARIFNKIHPIVGMIVLILILSTPLSAILSMPVNFILQWLL; from the coding sequence ATGCTTGATTTGCCCTCTCTCTACACTATTCCTTTAATGATAATAGCACTTTTATTAGCCATTATTGGACATGAGATTATGCACGGATATGTAGCTTATAAATGTGGGGATAATACCGCAAAAATGGCTGGAAGACTAAGCTTAAATCCTATAGTGCATATTGACTTGGTAGGTTCTATTTTGATTCCTTCTTTACTCTTTATAGCCAATGCACCCTTTTTGTTTGGTTGGGCAAAACCTGTGCCGGTTAGAATGGATAGGGTGATTTATCAAGGCGGATATTTTGCGGCTTTATTAGTTTCATTAGCAGGAATCTTATACAATCTAGCCCTTGCGTTTTTAGCTGTCTCTTTCTTTTATGCTTTTAATGGTGGAATCTTGAGTGGATTTTTTGAATATTTTTCAAATCCCCAATTACCTTATGCTTTAATTCTCTTTTTCTTTTTGCAACTCATTATTTATAATATCATTCTAGCTATTTTTAATCTCTTACCCATTCCACCCCTAGATGGTTCTAATGCCTTGGCATACCTTGGTTTAGTTTTCAAAAATGATTTTTTTGCAAGAATCTTTAATAAAATCCACCCCATAGTAGGTATGATTGTTTTGATTCTTATCCTAAGCACCCCGCTTTCTGCAATACTCTCAATGCCTGTTAATTTTATCTTACAATGGCTCTTATAA
- a CDS encoding MFS transporter encodes MAKMQLKRSEIKILGLSSLGGMLEFYDFIIFVFFTNVISSLFFPSTLSPFWTTMNTYGAFAAGYFARPLGGIIMAHFGDKIGRKKMFMLSILLMVIPTFALGLMPTFESIGYAAPIILLIVRILQGIAIGGELPGAWVFVYEHSNQHSLGFHLGVFTSAVVSGILLGSIVTLAVNMSFTQEEIKEYAWRIPFILGGIFGIISLFLRKFLNETPVFQEILALRQTQNFPIKEVFKTSQLGVVKSFFSTWILTGCVVISVLLTPNLLSKVFELSPISKVVYQVVAIFFLASGNVFAGVLSDKIGIKNASVIFGAALMGFALCFYYMLGYGKELVQYFDVILLLYYLMAFSAGLMVFTPIIMVQSFQPSIRYSGISFAYNLSYALFGGLTPIFFAWATESGGILYLGYYMMLLGILAILIGRVHKG; translated from the coding sequence ATGGCAAAAATGCAACTTAAAAGATCTGAAATTAAGATTCTGGGTTTAAGTTCACTTGGTGGAATGTTGGAGTTTTATGATTTTATTATTTTTGTGTTTTTTACTAATGTGATTTCTAGTCTCTTTTTTCCTAGCACTCTTAGTCCTTTTTGGACAACGATGAATACTTATGGGGCTTTTGCAGCAGGATATTTTGCAAGACCATTAGGTGGGATTATTATGGCACATTTTGGGGATAAAATTGGGCGTAAAAAGATGTTCATGCTCTCTATTTTGCTTATGGTGATTCCGACTTTTGCACTTGGACTTATGCCGACTTTTGAGAGTATTGGTTATGCAGCCCCTATTATTTTGTTAATTGTAAGAATTTTGCAGGGAATCGCTATTGGCGGTGAGCTTCCTGGTGCGTGGGTTTTTGTCTATGAGCATAGCAATCAGCATTCTTTGGGATTCCATTTGGGGGTTTTTACTAGTGCGGTTGTTTCTGGAATCTTGCTTGGTAGCATTGTTACTTTAGCGGTTAATATGAGCTTTACTCAAGAAGAGATTAAAGAATATGCGTGGCGAATACCCTTTATTCTTGGAGGAATTTTTGGAATTATTTCGTTATTTTTGCGTAAATTTTTAAATGAAACTCCGGTGTTTCAAGAAATTTTAGCGTTAAGGCAAACACAAAATTTTCCTATCAAAGAAGTTTTTAAAACTTCACAATTGGGAGTTGTAAAATCTTTTTTTAGCACTTGGATTTTAACGGGATGTGTTGTCATATCTGTGCTTTTAACGCCCAATCTTTTAAGCAAGGTGTTTGAGCTCTCTCCTATTTCAAAGGTGGTGTATCAAGTTGTTGCCATATTTTTTCTAGCTTCGGGTAATGTTTTTGCTGGGGTATTAAGCGATAAGATTGGAATCAAAAATGCAAGTGTAATATTTGGTGCAGCGTTAATGGGATTTGCTTTGTGTTTTTATTATATGCTTGGCTATGGAAAGGAGTTAGTGCAATATTTTGATGTGATATTGCTCTTGTATTACCTTATGGCATTTAGTGCTGGATTAATGGTTTTTACACCCATTATTATGGTGCAGAGTTTCCAACCTTCTATAAGGTATAGTGGTATTTCTTTTGCCTATAATCTCTCTTATGCACTTTTTGGGGGATTAACTCCTATCTTTTTTGCGTGGGCTACGGAAAGTGGGGGAATTTTGTATCTTGGTTATTATATGATGCTTTTAGGAATCTTAGCAATCCTAATTGGGAGAGTGCATAAAGGATAG